Genomic window (Pradoshia sp. D12):
TTGCTTAATTATGACTGTATGGTTGATAAAAGAATAGCTGCTATGATTACGTCCACGATTGCTAATAATGGAAAGCCTGCCACAAAAGCTTTATGCTTTGTTTTATGCCTGAATAGCTTCATACCTGCTGTCCCGCCAATAGCTCCTCCAGCAAGAGCCAGAATCCACAATGTTTTCTCGCTTATGCGGTATCGATTATGTTGAGCTCTGTTTTTATCCAGTTTCATAACAAGAAGTAAGGTTAAATTGATCAGTATAAAATAACCGATGATAAGCTCTTTCATATTCTCCTCTCCTCCCATAACAAAAGGCGCCCCCAATCACTTGAGAAGCGCCTCTATTATTATTTATTAAGTTCTTTTTTAGCTGTTTCAGCTAATTGAGCAAATGCTGCTGCATCGCTAACTGCAAGTTCAGCAAGCATTTTACGGTTAACTTCAATACCAGCAAGTTTTAAACCGTGCATTAAACGGCTGTAAGAAAGACCGTTGATGCGAGCTGCTGCATTGATACGAGTAATCCATAATTTACGGAAGTCGCGTTTCTTTTGACGACGATCGCGGAATGCATATTGCAAGGATTTCATTACTTGTTGATTAGCAACTTTGTATAATGTATGTTTTGAACCGAAATAACCTTTAGCTAGCTTTAATACTTTTTTACGACGTTTGCGCGTCACTGTACCGCCTTTAACACGTGGCATATCTAATTCCTCCTAAAATTGAGCGTTCTCAATTACTTGATATTGTCTAATAGATGACGAATGCGTTTGAAATCTCCGGAACTAACCATTCCACTTTTACGTAATTTACGTTTTGCTTTAGTGGATTTGTTAGCGAATAAGTGGCTTGTGTAAGCATGGCTGCGCTTAAGCTTACCAGAACCAGTTTTTTTGAATCGCTTTGCAGCGCCTCTGTGAGTTTTCATTTTTGGCATGGGAAATTTCCTCCTCGAAACATTACTTTTCGTTTTTCGGTGCTAAAATCAAGAACATGCTGCGTCCGTCCATTTTTGGCGCTGTTTCCACAGTAGCCACTTCTTTACATTCCTCTGCAAAGCGAACTAACACGCGCTGCCCGATTTCTTTATGGGTAATAGCCCGTCCTTTAAATCGAATACTTGCTTTTACCTTATCTCCTTTTTCAAGGAACTTAATAGCGTTGCGAAGCTTCGTATTAAAGTCATGCTCGTCGATAGTTGGGCTTAAACGAACCTCTTTTAAACTAATTGTTTTTTGGTTTTTTCTAGCTTCTTTTTCCTTCTTCTGTTGCTCGAAACGGAACTTACCATAGTCCATAATACGGGCGACAGGAGGCTTTGCGTTCGGTGCAACCAGCACAAGATCCAAATTCACGCGTGTAGCAATTTCTAATGCCTCATTGCGGGATTTAATTCCAAGCTGCTCACCATTTTGATCAACTAGACGTACTTCTCGGGCACGAATGCCTTCGTTTAAGATTAAGTCTTGTTTGCTAATAATAAGCCACCTCCAAGATTTTCTAGCAAATACTACTTCACATGCTTT
Coding sequences:
- the rpmI gene encoding 50S ribosomal protein L35 — protein: MPKMKTHRGAAKRFKKTGSGKLKRSHAYTSHLFANKSTKAKRKLRKSGMVSSGDFKRIRHLLDNIK
- the infC gene encoding translation initiation factor IF-3; protein product: MISKQDLILNEGIRAREVRLVDQNGEQLGIKSRNEALEIATRVNLDLVLVAPNAKPPVARIMDYGKFRFEQQKKEKEARKNQKTISLKEVRLSPTIDEHDFNTKLRNAIKFLEKGDKVKASIRFKGRAITHKEIGQRVLVRFAEECKEVATVETAPKMDGRSMFLILAPKNEK
- a CDS encoding DUF1294 domain-containing protein codes for the protein MKELIIGYFILINLTLLLVMKLDKNRAQHNRYRISEKTLWILALAGGAIGGTAGMKLFRHKTKHKAFVAGFPLLAIVDVIIAAILLSTIQS
- the rplT gene encoding 50S ribosomal protein L20, yielding MPRVKGGTVTRKRRKKVLKLAKGYFGSKHTLYKVANQQVMKSLQYAFRDRRQKKRDFRKLWITRINAAARINGLSYSRLMHGLKLAGIEVNRKMLAELAVSDAAAFAQLAETAKKELNK